In Megachile rotundata isolate GNS110a chromosome 10, iyMegRotu1, whole genome shotgun sequence, the sequence gttattaTAATTGATTGATTATATTAGGTCAATTGTTATGATCGCTCTAATTGAATTAGTTTTTAATCATGTTATAATTTACAGaataatttaattctaattCTGCAAAATTCTGAACTTATTGAAATAGCAGCTCTTCaaaattatcacatttttttttatttattattagtattatgtACGAATATTTATCTTTTATATACAAGGTCATTAAccttttaacaatatttaacaataatttaccAATAgcataattattgtaaaaatttatttaaatgcaaaaatcaattttgcagtcaaaattttttaataaatttgaagatgtatataaatgatataatttgttttaatttaaagaaatatatcaTGTTGAATAATCAGTCTTTTagtaatgatataaaaaaatgatacaattttatttttaaaaagcatCATTGCACATAAAGGAAAATTACTGTAAAATCATGGtgacatttattaacaaatgatAAAGATACCTCGAATTTCAAGATAAAGTTTGGGAATCGAAAGTCGACAAACGTCATGGTAACTCGACAGTGATGTCACCGATCATATCGATAAGTAAATAACTTTCGTAACATGAGTCAGAAACGAAGACTTCGCGTGttctttgtaaaataatttatttaaaaaagagaaACAGTTTCTTACAAAATAGagttttacaaaaattgttcGAAATGAAAGTTTATTCATGACGTCATCCGTGTGATCAAATATAGATGTTCTTTGGCTCATTATTTTAGTTAcctgaaaagaaataaaaacatGATAGAAACATGTTGCAAAATTGCAATAGaaacgttaaataaaataacctGATTTGATTATCAATATATGTTttgttcataaaaaaaaaatatttgttaaacattTGTTTGGTGCACGTTGCTTTATCAATAACAATAACTAAATTATTTAAGTGACTGAATTACATTTCATTTTTCAGTTATGAGTCATATCAGTGTTTACAACTGCATAACGGACGCAGTTAAACGAATTTTATTTACGCGTGCAGATATTAATTTATCTATTGAAGTAATTAAATCACTCTTAATGAATTGTTTCGATTACAAATGTGTAACGTGGATTTTATCGAAACAGACAATTCTTCCAGAGACAATATTGATGTAATAAATAATCAGGATACAGTCATGATGAAACGTAAACACactttaaatattaatgttaaatataaaaacagtacaaacacaaaattattataaaattatttgacaagttacagaaataaaattagGAATTAAGAATTAAAAGCTAACTTTGAGGTTAGAACAGTAAATTAACTGTTTTGAGATTAAGTAAAAAATCATGAAATGTAGTGAATTCTAGTAATCTAATCAATTTGTTATTTAACTCTAGCATTTTTGTAGTCGAAACGTACATTTATAATTGTCAATCTGACATTGAGACAAAAAGTGAATTTCTGGAGTTGTCGCACTCTAAACCTTTAACTTTTTTGCCCATAACATCGAGTCAGACTCGACGCATATTAcaattcaaatgtgacaaaaaatcgtatttgcataaaaatcgaattttgagtATAATAGCAATTTGTACAATTAAAGATCGCTAGATGCAAAAACCTaacattctttatttacctCAACACTGTAGTAATAATTGACGCGCTCGCCGGAAACTTGTAGGCTAAAGGTTTAATCTACGTGTCAAAAGTGATCAAATAATCACTTAGCTACATGAGTTCCCTAAAAATAACATAACAAGTATTCACATACCGAAAGCTCAGTCTTCGTACCAAAACTGGACAGCTTTTCTGCACTGTTTCCTATAATCCAATTGATAACCCTGCGGACATTGCCTGCCAGGTATCTCAAAGATGGTCCTAGAACCGAGTCCACCTTTAGGCTTTTTAGTAGTCTGCTCCTGAGGTTTATCACTGGTAGCACTGATTCCATCATGCGATTTCGACCGATCGTTTTCGTAATTGTCGGAAAATCTGTACTCCACTATCCAATCTCCCGTTCGGGACACGTGTCCTTTTATCAATTGCATCTCGATCCTGGGTGGTTCTGGTTTGCGTGGAATAATCCTGTAGCTGTCTGGCACACGACCCGCCAAATGATCTTCGGATGGTTCTGCGCCTTCCATCTTCGGTGACAATTCACGAGGAGCAGTTATCACGCTATTAGGATCTCCTATTCTGTATTCGATGCTGGAGGATAACGTCTTTCGAGGAACGGTCTCCAGGTTTGGAGAAACGATAGGATCCGAAACTTGACCGTCGAATTTTGAAGATCGATGTGTTCTACACTGGACACTGAGTGTGAGGTGCAAGATGACCAGAGAGAAGAATACGGTGGTCAGATTTGGCATTTTGAAGGATGTCTTCATGGTTGGTGTGCGAGTGACGCGATTTGATGCTGGCTCGATGGAGTTAATTCTGTGAATAAAGGAGTAAATATTGTTACTTTTCGGAAATTTTTGGATGTATCGTAGATATATACATGGTAGATGTATATTATGTGTACGGTATTGGGTGAGTTATAGCGCTGATAGTATCGTGTACTCGCGACTTTTTGCACCTGGTTGTGTTTTAGTTTATGAGAGGGGATAGAGGGGACGAGATGCGTACTTTTTTCATTGACAAATTcgggaatttccaaattttgatattatggaatttttcaaacttctgttgaaatttttaattttctagttttctagttttctaattttctaattttttctaattttctaattttctaatattcccaatttccaattttcccaattttcccaattttcccattttccaagcttccaatttctaattttcctatttttgcaattttgcaattttctaattttccaggcttccaatttccaatttctaattttcctatttttccaattttgcaattttctaattttctaattttccaagttttcaatttctaattttcctatttttcctatttttgcaattttgcaattttgcaattttctaattttccaagcctctaatttccaatttctaattttcctttttttccatttcccaatttgttcattcttaaattttccaattttctaacttcctaTTTCACAGTTTTTCTAATTATTTGCTTTtgtatttcctaattttctacttttctaaCACTCTACTTCTCTTTTcttcttaatttctaattatcaaatctacaacttcttaaatttgataattacaaaattggagaacttacaaatttcaagCTACAGAAATTTTAgacattcaaataaaaaaataaactgcTCATTAATACCCGCAAGCGCCTTCTGTGTCTCAATTATTCATCACTGTTGTACAACCATCAAAGTGTTAATGAAAACGAAACTTATTCACTAGCACTCACAATTGTGTCTCACGATTATTCTGAATAATGCTGAACTTTTCACACGACTATTCCTTACGTAACtttcatttacaaaaatatttaaaaaattaaaaaattaccagCTTCACATTTATCAAACATGAAAATTCTAGCTCTAATCTTATACATGTCAACCTTATACAGTTTTCACTAACGTAGGGTTTCAAgagttataaattttacaaaatgtgtttttataaaatatcgaaATGCAAAGTAGACTAACCATAAACTAAGGATTGTCTTGCAGAGAGTAAGTTCACTGATAGATCTCCACTGAATGACTGTCGTCCACAATCAGTTTCGCGTGTATAAACGAAACACGTATCCGGCTGTTAACCACAGTCCTCTTCCTCGAACCAGATTACACTTATAAGCAATTTTATTTCACCTTGTAACTGATTTCCCACTTCTTCCATATTCTCGGTTTTTAATTCGACAAGGATGAACGCTGCGCGTTGATAAACGATTCGATAAAAAGAGTGACCGTCGCTGTTGATAAGCGTTCTTTCCACGATCAAACATGATTAAAATATTACACGTGAATACATGGATGACGTCAGTATAAGGGGATGATGCATTCGCAAGtgggaaattttcgaattgtcaCGTTTGTCATCTAGTGATcatagaaatgtataaatttgcaattcttttatattttagtatttcaatttttagattttgcagTTCTCTGGTTATCAAGTTTTTGATTTAGAAAGTTTTAAGTTTTTAGGGTTTATGTTATCGAGTTTTAAATTTCAGGAttctagtttcaaattttcaagtttcaagttttcagatttttaagttttcaagctttcaagttttcaagttttcaagtgttcaaatattcaagtattcaaatattccaGTGTTCAAGTATTCACatactcaagtattcaagtattcgagtattcgagtattcaagaattcaagtttTCCAGTGTTCAAGTATTCACgtactcaagtattcaagtattcgattattcaagtattcaagaattcaagtattcaagtattcaagtattcacgCGTTCACgtactcaagtattcaagtattcaagttttcCAGTGTTCATGTATTCACgtactcaagtattcaaatattcaagtattcacgTACTCAAGTATTCAGGTATTtgagtattcaaatattcaaatattcaaatattcaaatattcaaatattccagcattcaagtattcaagtattcgagtattcaagtattcgagtattcaagtattcaggaattcaagtattcaagtattccagTTTCATGTATTCACgtactcaagtattcaaatattcatgTATTCGCGTACTCAAATATTCAGGTATTCGAgtaatcaaatattcaaatattcgagctttcaagtattcaagtattcaaggtttcaaattatcgaatttttaaattcgctaATTTTCTGTTTTTCGACTACGCAGGAATAAATTTTTCAACctaaattttccatttcttattttttcaagacttcaattttttcatttctttaagaTTCTTCTTAAAGAATTACATCTTAACTTCTCAAATGTTCATATATTCGTATTTGTACATGTTTTTCTTTcacttcctcaaattttcaaattttttaagtttctattTTACACTAAAAAATCGTCAAgttaaaagttggaaaattttcaaaattaaaatttgtaattttcattctgtaaTCGTAGAAAACTCTCTATTGATATTGCATATCTTTACAGCCCCTAATAACCATTTTTACAGTTGGTTACAATACAACAATCATAACTTtggcatttctaaatttttaaccttgaatttttacaatttttatatttccatatttctcaacatctaaatttaaaatttagtaaatttaaaaacctgcCACTTcaaaattcgcacatttccaaatacctaactaCTTAAACTTCTTCAAGACTTCTGTGTCGTACGATAATGATCCCATCAAATGCGCATTATAATCAAAATAATCGATGAATCCATTAAGTACAAGATTGTATCAATATATCATCAAGAGATAAGACTGTTGTTCACCAAATAGTACTATCGGCCGTTGAAGTTATGGATGAGTAAAAGGAATGTAAAGGACAAATAAATTACAGTTGAACAAACAATTccaacataaaaaaatatagatCGGATAAGAAATGCAAGACTATAAAAGTTGTATATTTTTACCTACTTTTCTCGAAGGTTTATTTATACTGCAATTTGTTATTGCTCGACAAACTTTTACAATAACGTTTTATACAtgttttcaaattatatatGTTTTCATCTCTTTATGGACGATACTTTAAAAAGCCACTTAAATATAATCATTtcattatgtataatatttatcaGATATTATTCAAGTcgtttgataaaaatttatctTCTTTTACATCGTTTTTATATTGTTGAGTAAGATGTtatgaaaaatgttattttcaaatgatcaaattatcgaacctaacctaacttttcaGTATGTACTTTACAAgtttttattgtaaaaacaaatcaatatttaaattctttcgCATAATTCTTTATATACGAATTTGTTGAAAACGTAagggaaataaaagaaacacgaATTGAACGGGGATtaattaaacatatttattcacaaacacaaatatacaattcaaAACAGAATAACAACaggaataatatgtacaataatatattaatatacgaacactaataaacaatttcgaataatatatgttaaataatacgaattaatttggaaaatgaataataattgacaaaaataaggaaCGTGAAATCACAATAAACTAATTAACAAAGAAATCAATCTTGGAAAATGATTTTAACGATAGTTTCAATGAGGCGAGGCAAGGGCGTAAGTACGATCGAATTGCGAGGCGTCTATCGAGCGAACGAATGATAAGCGCGACTCGTTCCGTAGCGGCACGGACCCCGCTGAGTCACGTGGTCCTACCCCCACTACGGACGATATCGATCCGAGAACGATTCGAAATCCTGGTGGCTTTGCTCTTAGGTTAGCCTgtacgtctcggaaaattaccgaagtaatttccgtccgtcgaccctcacaacaggagatgcaaagcatcatccctcacggggcttcatggaggcctcagagggacgtagaacgccccccctagccacggcttgtcgaccacagggacacataaagcgcccccgcgccgcaaagagatcgcctaccagtccataacataacaatatattataaacaatcaataattaacaattttgatgccTCACATTTCCACTCGTTACCCTCTTGCATTCGTTACAAACGTCCTCAtaactcaaactattaaatatataacACCAAATCGcgacaaactaaaaaatgtcgataattattaactaaaatgaaatatttcacgttCCTGTCATCAACAGAATTTATGTAAGAActaaaattttactaaaattactaaCAAAGTAAATGACAACAAAACTTTTTGCCCCAACAGCACAATAATCGTTAATTGGTTCAATCAAAGTTTCGTTAATCACCTTATAGTGATTCATCGAAACTTGCAAACTAACAAGTCCTATTATTGCAGGGGGTGTCGAGAAAACCCAATATGGCCAACTACCGGAGCAGATACTCAGCAAACACGGTTTCAAGGGATGTCTCGCCTCGTTGGATCTCAGCGGCGAAAGCATCAACCTGATTTCCGATGCTGTTGTTCCGAGTTCCTTAGTAGAACATGGCTGCAATATGTTCACCAGCCTTCACCTTGGGAAAAAATGCACACACGATTTGTGCGCGAACCATGGCACATGTGTGCAACAGCGGAATAGTTACACGTGCGATTGCGACATGACCAGTTTCATCGGGCCAACTTGCAACGAAGGTAAATATTTCTGATTTAGTGAGTAAATAAGGTTAACCCCTTCCTAACCCCCTAAGGAATAATTGAGATATAAGGAGAGGTTttgaaaattacgaatttttaaattttcaaattatatgtttgaaaatattcaattttgaatattgtaaatattgaaaatattcaatttttagtattttcaattttgaagtcCCTAACTTGCAAATACTTAATttacaaatgaataaattaccaaatccttaaCCCCTTCCTGTgctatttatttaacagattaAGATGAACTATTCagaactataatattaaaacgaacaaagaaaattaaaatgttctgtatattttatattaagggatccttgataatgtaactcatagttggacctaaatttcaagttgaagagtattcaaaatttgagtaaggtttgtcatatttgagctgtaagtgcgtcacgtgaGAGACTCGTCGAAGTACGGGAAGGAGTTAAGGGATGACAAGAATATTGTAGAAACTTTTGACTGAATAGACATTAATTAACAgaggaatatttttaaaatttaattacatttcaaAGGAAATTACACGAGTTCTTATCATTTCAAGGATGACATAAAAGTGactgaaaattaaacgaacgtTCAATGATGCGTTTTTCAGTGAAAACACGATATCACTTACAACCCCCACTCCGTACATACTTCAAGGAATGACTATAATCATTAATGGGTCACACAACAATACGGAACCAATGCCTACAATATATTAGGAGtacgaaaagtaatcaaaatttcgtttgctttcgaaaaacatttatttattaaagaaatcttacatgctaatcaacaaaataatttccaccattttctaacgctttttcctagagtaaaggcaattgttcgattcccttTTTAAAAAAGGCCTTcgaattttcattgaaaaactttgaagtcattgaAGAAATGAATACTTCTCGATCCCCCTAGTATTTTCGATAAAACAAGaactcaaataccaaaattctcaaattctaaaattctcaaattccaaaattctcaaattccaaaattctcaaattccaaaattctcaaattccgaagttctcaaattccaaaattctcgaattccaacattctcaagtttcaaaaatctcaaattccaaaattctcaaattccaaaattctcaaattccgaaattctcaaattccaaaattctcgaattccaaaattctcaaattccaaaattctcaaattccaaaattctcaaaatttaaaaatttctaaaattctcccTAATATTGTCAATAAAACAAGAacgataataaataataataacttaaACCTAAACGTGAGGGTTTACTTGACTAATGCAGTGTCCCATTCGAGTGCTACGATCTGCCATTTTCTACGGTTCCTTTGACCGCTAAAAAAAAACCACGTGTCTCAGAAAACCGACCCTAGCAGACAATACAAGGCCTGGCCATCACACCCTTCGaagtaaatttattacattaacaGCTACATTGAGTGAACTATTTTTTATCGATACTTTATGCGTtctgataaattattaaattcaagtatttgtttaaattattattgtgccaatagatcatagcagtcgaggcccatataaaatcaatcaatcaattaaattattaataattgaatt encodes:
- the LOC105662989 gene encoding uncharacterized protein LOC105662989 → MKTSFKMPNLTTVFFSLVILHLTLSVQCRTHRSSKFDGQVSDPIVSPNLETVPRKTLSSSIEYRIGDPNSVITAPRELSPKMEGAEPSEDHLAGRVPDSYRIIPRKPEPPRIEMQLIKGHVSRTGDWIVEYRFSDNYENDRSKSHDGISATSDKPQEQTTKKPKGGLGSRTIFEIPGRQCPQGYQLDYRKQCRKAVQFWYED